In Tachysurus fulvidraco isolate hzauxx_2018 chromosome 25, HZAU_PFXX_2.0, whole genome shotgun sequence, the following proteins share a genomic window:
- the otud7b gene encoding OTU domain-containing protein 7B isoform X6, producing the protein MTRVGRPLLHRQDDVVQGEGSLHSDTRTAALTPSEQNAEINPATEKRLSRGISHASSTIVSLARSHVSSVGGSGIGTEMLLDTPVCTFQLPDLTVYREDFRGFIERDLIEQSMMVALEHAGRLNWWTKLGSGCQSLLPLATSGDGNCLLHAASLGMWGFHDRDLMLRKSLYALMDHGQEREALKRRWRWQQTMQNKESGLVYTEEEWQKEWNELLKLASSEPRIHYSTNSSNGAESQEEPVYESLEEFHVFVLAHVLRRPIVVVADTMLRDSGGEAFAPIPFGGIYLPLEVQAHKCHRSPLVLAYDQAHFSALVSMEQKDGSKEQVVIPLTDSDYKMLPVHFAVDPGKDWEWGKDDVDNVMLASVTLSLEAKLHLLHTYMNVTWLPLPCEVQQAPLAQPESPTASAGEDARTPPDSGESDKESVSSSSNGNGDSSATGSSSGTAGKSSSSSSSSSSGSTGTMGKEKNKKDKEKDKDKDKKRADSVANKLGSFGKSLGSKLKKNVGGLMTGKAAAGGPGKPEGAEKKKGSLRGRKDSKDGKDGSSSTNPGSEDSGKGSPSSQNGNSSSEGDSYKYSADVKASLNILRAAMQGERRYIFAGLLTTSDRQPYQEEMIQRYLLDAEERFRAEQEQKREAERKAVINGAQAKKEQSESGFRGFDGKEDATEAPHPHYNTIKSPSFTPSLYTGVVPIPRANFLEHSPSPLPQHLHISGYMDTRRQLAGGSPSTYPGLPSYATLPRHCPLSQGPVHAHTHYHPPTPSCAAPCFSSAYNHPQDIPELHSESVAGAYANGLLSGLDSRGGPPPVRHYSLGSAGGLASLQSTRCRTPTCNYYGHPETCNYCSYCYREELKRRETDTAMHRF; encoded by the exons ATGACGAGAGTGGGACGGCCGCTGCTGCACCGACAGGACGACGTGGTACAAGGTGAAGGCTCCCTGCACTCGGATACGCGCACCGCCGCTCTCACGCCATCGGAACAAAACGCAGAAATAAACCccg CCACAGAGAAGCGTCTGTCTCGAGGGATCTCTCACGCCAGTTCCACCATCGTGTCTCTTGCTCGCTCTCACGTTTCCAGCGTAGGAGGTAGTGGCATTGGGACCGAGATGCTCCTGGACACCCCCGTCTGCACATTCCAGCTGCCGGACCTCACCGTGTACCGCGAAGATTTCCGTGGCTTCATCGAGCGAGACCTCATCGAGCAGTCCATGATGGTGGCCCTCGAGCACGCAG GCCGGCTAAACTGGTGGACGAAGCTGGGTTCAGGATGCCAGAGTCTGTTGCCGTTGGCTACCAGTGGGGACGGGAACTGCCTCCTTCATGCCGCCTCTCTGG GTATGTGGGGTTTCCACGATCGAGACCTGATGCTGCGGAAGTCTCTGTACGCCCTGATGGACCACGGCCAGGAGAGAGAGGCGCTGAAGCGCAGGTGGAGGTGGCAGCAGACCATGCAGAACAaagag tcagGGCTGGTGTACACCGAGGAGGAATGGCAGAAGGAGTGGAATGAACTGTTGAAGTTGGCCTCCAGTGAACCCAGGATACACTACAGCACTAACAGCAGCAACGG CGCCGAGTCGCAGGAGGAACCTGTGTATGAGAGTCTGGAGGAGTTCCATGTGTTTGTTCTGGCTCATGTTCTCCGTAGGCCCATAGTCGTGGTGGCCGACACCATGCTGAGAGACTCGGGAGGAGAgg CTTTTGCCCCGATTCCATTTGGTGGGATTTATCTACCCCTGGAGGTCCAGGCTCACAAGTGTCACCGCTCGCCGCTGGTCCTGGCCTACGACCAAGCGCATTTCTCTGCCCTGGTTTCCATGGAGCAAAAGGACGGTTCCAAAGAACAAG TGGTGATTCCTCTGACAGACTCGGATTATAAGATGCTTCCCGTGCACTTCGCTGTGGATCCTGGCAAGGACTGGGAGTGGGGCAAAGACGACGTGGACAACGTGATGCTCGCTAG TGTCACTTTATCTCTGGAGGCGAAGCTCCACCTGCTACACACCTACATGAACGTAACATGGCTTCCTTTGCCGTGTGAGGTACAG CAGGCTCCTCTGGCCCAGCCCGAGTCTCCGACCGCCTCGGCCGGAGAGGACGCCCGCACGCCTCCCGACTCTGGTGAATCCGATAAAGAGTCTGTGAGCAGCAGCTCCAACGGAAATGGGGACAGCAGCGCAACAGGCAGCAGCAGCGGAACAGCAGGTAAATCCTCCAGCTCCTCGAGTTCGTCCAGCAGCGGCTCAACCGGAACGATGGGTAAGGAGAAGAACAAAAAGGACAAAGAAAAGGACAAAGATAAAGATAAGAAGAGGGCAGACTCAGTGGCCAACAAGCTGGGAAGCTTTGGTAAGAGTTTGGGCAGCAAGCTGAAGAAGAACGTGGGTGGACTGATGACAGGAAAAGCTGCGGCAGGTGGACCAGGAAAACCTGAAGgtgcagagaagaaaaaagggtCCCTTCGCGGACGCAAAGACAGCAAGGACGGAAAAGACGGCTCTTCCTCGACCAATCCCGGCTCGGAGGACTCGGGCAAAGGCTCTCCGTCCTCGCAGAACGGAAACAGCAGTTCGGAAGGAGACTCGTACAAGTACAGTGCTGACGTAAAGGCGAGTCTGAACATCCTGCGAGCAGCTATGCAGGGTGAAAGACGCTACATTTTTGCCGGCCTTCTGACTACAAGCGATAGGCAGCCGTACCAGGAAGAGATGATTCAGCGATACCTTTTGGATGCTGAGGAACGTTTTCGTGCAGAGCAGGAGCAGAAAAGGGAGGCCGAGCGCAAAGCGGTAATAAATGGAGCCCAAGCCAAGAAAGAGCAGTCAGAATCTGGCTTCCGTGGCTTTGACGGAAAAGAGGATGCGACCGAAGCGCCGCATCCCCATTATAACACCATCAAATCACCCTCTTTTACCCCATCACTCTATACAGGTGTTGTGCCCATTCCTAGAGCCAACTTCCTGGAACACTCACCCTCGCCACTCCCCCAGCACCTTCACATTTCCGGTTACATGGACACCCGCCGCCAGCTAGCTGGTGGCTCACCATCCACCTACCCAGGCCTGCCGTCCTACGCCACCCTACCACGCCACTGCCCCTTGAGCCAAGGCCCCGTCCATGCTCACACTCATTACCATCCACCAACCCCTAGCTGTGCAGCACCTTGCTTCTCATCCGCTTACAACCATCCGCAGGATATACCAGAGCTCCACAGTGAGTCGGTTGCTGGCGCGTATGCCAACGGCTTGCTATCAGGACTGGACAGCCGAGGTGGGCCGCCACCGGTCAGGCACTATTCTCTGGGCAGCGCTGGTGGATTGGCAAGCCTGCAGTCAACCCGGTGCCGAACACCGACCTGCAATTATTACGGACACCCAGAAACCTGCAATTACTGCTCGTACTGCTACAGAGAGGAGCTGAAAAGAAGAGAAACTGACACAGCCATGCACAGGTTCTAA
- the otud7b gene encoding OTU domain-containing protein 7B isoform X2, whose translation MTLDMDAVLSDFVRSTGAEPGLARDLLEGKNWDLTAALSDFEQLRQVHAGSLSYSFPEEREQTLTEHKDMTRVGRPLLHRQDDVVQGEGSLHSDTRTAALTPSEQNAEINPATEKRLSRGISHASSTIVSLARSHVSSVGGSGIGTEMLLDTPVCTFQLPDLTVYREDFRGFIERDLIEQSMMVALEHAGRLNWWTKLGSGCQSLLPLATSGDGNCLLHAASLGMWGFHDRDLMLRKSLYALMDHGQEREALKRRWRWQQTMQNKESGLVYTEEEWQKEWNELLKLASSEPRIHYSTNSSNGAESQEEPVYESLEEFHVFVLAHVLRRPIVVVADTMLRDSGGEAFAPIPFGGIYLPLEVQAHKCHRSPLVLAYDQAHFSALVSMEQKDGSKEQVVIPLTDSDYKMLPVHFAVDPGKDWEWGKDDVDNVMLASVTLSLEAKLHLLHTYMNVTWLPLPCEVQAPLAQPESPTASAGEDARTPPDSGESDKESVSSSSNGNGDSSATGSSSGTAGKSSSSSSSSSSGSTGTMGKEKNKKDKEKDKDKDKKRADSVANKLGSFGKSLGSKLKKNVGGLMTGKAAAGGPGKPEGAEKKKGSLRGRKDSKDGKDGSSSTNPGSEDSGKGSPSSQNGNSSSEGDSYKYSADVKASLNILRAAMQGERRYIFAGLLTTSDRQPYQEEMIQRYLLDAEERFRAEQEQKREAERKAVINGAQAKKEQSESGFRGFDGKEDATEAPHPHYNTIKSPSFTPSLYTGVVPIPRANFLEHSPSPLPQHLHISGYMDTRRQLAGGSPSTYPGLPSYATLPRHCPLSQGPVHAHTHYHPPTPSCAAPCFSSAYNHPQDIPELHSESVAGAYANGLLSGLDSRGGPPPVRHYSLGSAGGLASLQSTRCRTPTCNYYGHPETCNYCSYCYREELKRRETDTAMHRF comes from the exons GTAAGAACTGGGACCTGACGGCCGCCCTGAGCGATTTCGAGCAGCTGAGGCAGGTGCATGCTGGGAGTCTGTCCTACTCTTTTCCAGAAGAGAGGGAACAGACGCTGACGGAGCACAAGGACATGACGAGAGTGGGACGGCCGCTGCTGCACCGACAGGACGACGTGGTACAAGGTGAAGGCTCCCTGCACTCGGATACGCGCACCGCCGCTCTCACGCCATCGGAACAAAACGCAGAAATAAACCccg CCACAGAGAAGCGTCTGTCTCGAGGGATCTCTCACGCCAGTTCCACCATCGTGTCTCTTGCTCGCTCTCACGTTTCCAGCGTAGGAGGTAGTGGCATTGGGACCGAGATGCTCCTGGACACCCCCGTCTGCACATTCCAGCTGCCGGACCTCACCGTGTACCGCGAAGATTTCCGTGGCTTCATCGAGCGAGACCTCATCGAGCAGTCCATGATGGTGGCCCTCGAGCACGCAG GCCGGCTAAACTGGTGGACGAAGCTGGGTTCAGGATGCCAGAGTCTGTTGCCGTTGGCTACCAGTGGGGACGGGAACTGCCTCCTTCATGCCGCCTCTCTGG GTATGTGGGGTTTCCACGATCGAGACCTGATGCTGCGGAAGTCTCTGTACGCCCTGATGGACCACGGCCAGGAGAGAGAGGCGCTGAAGCGCAGGTGGAGGTGGCAGCAGACCATGCAGAACAaagag tcagGGCTGGTGTACACCGAGGAGGAATGGCAGAAGGAGTGGAATGAACTGTTGAAGTTGGCCTCCAGTGAACCCAGGATACACTACAGCACTAACAGCAGCAACGG CGCCGAGTCGCAGGAGGAACCTGTGTATGAGAGTCTGGAGGAGTTCCATGTGTTTGTTCTGGCTCATGTTCTCCGTAGGCCCATAGTCGTGGTGGCCGACACCATGCTGAGAGACTCGGGAGGAGAgg CTTTTGCCCCGATTCCATTTGGTGGGATTTATCTACCCCTGGAGGTCCAGGCTCACAAGTGTCACCGCTCGCCGCTGGTCCTGGCCTACGACCAAGCGCATTTCTCTGCCCTGGTTTCCATGGAGCAAAAGGACGGTTCCAAAGAACAAG TGGTGATTCCTCTGACAGACTCGGATTATAAGATGCTTCCCGTGCACTTCGCTGTGGATCCTGGCAAGGACTGGGAGTGGGGCAAAGACGACGTGGACAACGTGATGCTCGCTAG TGTCACTTTATCTCTGGAGGCGAAGCTCCACCTGCTACACACCTACATGAACGTAACATGGCTTCCTTTGCCGTGTGAGGTACAG GCTCCTCTGGCCCAGCCCGAGTCTCCGACCGCCTCGGCCGGAGAGGACGCCCGCACGCCTCCCGACTCTGGTGAATCCGATAAAGAGTCTGTGAGCAGCAGCTCCAACGGAAATGGGGACAGCAGCGCAACAGGCAGCAGCAGCGGAACAGCAGGTAAATCCTCCAGCTCCTCGAGTTCGTCCAGCAGCGGCTCAACCGGAACGATGGGTAAGGAGAAGAACAAAAAGGACAAAGAAAAGGACAAAGATAAAGATAAGAAGAGGGCAGACTCAGTGGCCAACAAGCTGGGAAGCTTTGGTAAGAGTTTGGGCAGCAAGCTGAAGAAGAACGTGGGTGGACTGATGACAGGAAAAGCTGCGGCAGGTGGACCAGGAAAACCTGAAGgtgcagagaagaaaaaagggtCCCTTCGCGGACGCAAAGACAGCAAGGACGGAAAAGACGGCTCTTCCTCGACCAATCCCGGCTCGGAGGACTCGGGCAAAGGCTCTCCGTCCTCGCAGAACGGAAACAGCAGTTCGGAAGGAGACTCGTACAAGTACAGTGCTGACGTAAAGGCGAGTCTGAACATCCTGCGAGCAGCTATGCAGGGTGAAAGACGCTACATTTTTGCCGGCCTTCTGACTACAAGCGATAGGCAGCCGTACCAGGAAGAGATGATTCAGCGATACCTTTTGGATGCTGAGGAACGTTTTCGTGCAGAGCAGGAGCAGAAAAGGGAGGCCGAGCGCAAAGCGGTAATAAATGGAGCCCAAGCCAAGAAAGAGCAGTCAGAATCTGGCTTCCGTGGCTTTGACGGAAAAGAGGATGCGACCGAAGCGCCGCATCCCCATTATAACACCATCAAATCACCCTCTTTTACCCCATCACTCTATACAGGTGTTGTGCCCATTCCTAGAGCCAACTTCCTGGAACACTCACCCTCGCCACTCCCCCAGCACCTTCACATTTCCGGTTACATGGACACCCGCCGCCAGCTAGCTGGTGGCTCACCATCCACCTACCCAGGCCTGCCGTCCTACGCCACCCTACCACGCCACTGCCCCTTGAGCCAAGGCCCCGTCCATGCTCACACTCATTACCATCCACCAACCCCTAGCTGTGCAGCACCTTGCTTCTCATCCGCTTACAACCATCCGCAGGATATACCAGAGCTCCACAGTGAGTCGGTTGCTGGCGCGTATGCCAACGGCTTGCTATCAGGACTGGACAGCCGAGGTGGGCCGCCACCGGTCAGGCACTATTCTCTGGGCAGCGCTGGTGGATTGGCAAGCCTGCAGTCAACCCGGTGCCGAACACCGACCTGCAATTATTACGGACACCCAGAAACCTGCAATTACTGCTCGTACTGCTACAGAGAGGAGCTGAAAAGAAGAGAAACTGACACAGCCATGCACAGGTTCTAA